One Capsicum annuum cultivar UCD-10X-F1 chromosome 2, UCD10Xv1.1, whole genome shotgun sequence genomic window carries:
- the LOC107861307 gene encoding GDSL esterase/lipase At5g33370, with protein MVNLRDLLLRYSVMIFMLHFIWSSNNKLVIADVSAIFIFGDSTVDVGTNNYLNGSLATANKPYYGIDYPHHTATGRFSNGFNPADYIARYLGNYKKSPSAFLALVQKTSTFKSSISRGVNFASGGSGILDDTGNRGFHNVVSLTRQIEQFQTVRGNITEILGDVKASKLIANAFYLISVGSNDFFDQFRYNYNISAAELIFDLTDTFANQLQNLYNLGARKFGIFGIPPIGCCPAIRAVTPGGACNETLNSYAQIFYNATFNLLQHFSSANPEMNFSLGNSFLMTKGVIDNAAASGFVEVKEACCGTGPFKGIDKCTQKSDLCKKRDEYLFWDRFHPTQKAAKMAALTLLYATGQEFVIPINFSTLATIQH; from the exons ATGGTGAATCTAAGAGATCTTCTCTTACGATATAGcgttatgattttcatgttacaTTTTATTTGGTCATCAAATAATAAATTGGTCATAGCAGATGTATCGGCTATTTTTATATTTGGCGATTCGACCGTAGATGTTGGaactaataattatttaaatggaAGTCTTGCTACAGCAAACAAACCTTATTATGGAATTGATTATCCACACCACACTGCTACTGGAAGGTTTAGCAATGGCTTTAACCCTGCTGACTACATCG CAAGGTACTTGGGTAATTATAAGAAAAGCCCGTCAGCTTTTTTAGCCTTGGTTCAAAAAACTTCAACATTTAAGAGTAGCATATCACGTGGTGTCAACTTTGCATCAGGAGGATCTGGAATTCTTGATGATACTGGAAATCGTGGATTT CATAATGTAGTATCACTTACTCGACAAATAGAACAATTTCAAACAGTACGTGGGAACATCACAGAAATATTGGGAGATGTCAAAGCTTCAAAGCTGATTGCAAATGCGTTCTACCTTATAAGTGTGGGAAGCAATGATTTCTTCGATCAGTTTCGTTATAATTACAATATATCTGCAGCTGAACTTATCTTTGATCTCACTGATACCTTTGCCAATCAATTACAg aatttatataatttaggtgcAAGGAAATTTGGAATTTTTGGGATCCCTCCGATTGGATGTTGTCCGGCAATACGTGCTGTAACGCCTGGTGGTGCCTGTAACGAGACACTTAATAGTTATGCTCAAATATTTTACAACGCAACATTCAACTTGCTGCAACATTTCAGCTCAGCAAATCCAGAAATGAATTTTTCACTTGGAAATTCTTTCTTGATGACAAAGGGTGTCATTGATAATGCAGCTGCATCAG GTTTCGTAGAAGTTAAAGAAGCGTGCTGTGGTACAGGACCTTTCAAAGGAATCGATAAATGTACCCAAAAATCTGATCTTTGCAAGAAAAGGGATGAATATTTGTTCTGGGATAGGTTTCACCCAACTCAGAAAGCAGCTAAAATGGCAGCTTTGACACTTCTTTATGCAACTGGACAGGAATTTGTAATACCTATCAACTTCTCTACATTGGCAACTATTCAGCACTGA